The Octopus bimaculoides isolate UCB-OBI-ISO-001 chromosome 1, ASM119413v2, whole genome shotgun sequence genome contains the following window.
acTGCCACCATGGCGGGGTACACATTTGAAGTCAGACAAGTCGGCCTCATTATTGTTTTTGCAACAgtgatacttgttctatcagtttctttgcgGAACCGCTatgttgcagggatgtaaacgaACCTACACAGGTGGTCGAGCGTTGAGATagagcaaatacacacatgcgtagatataaacatttcttatatataagcgcagcgtggctgtgtggtaacaagcttttatctaaccacatagtcccgggtcagtcacactgcgtggcacctttcgaaagtatagccacgggccgaacaaagcgttgtgagtggatttggtagacggaaactgaaagaagcccttcgtatataaatgagtgtgtatgcataatctatatgtatgtacgtatgtatatgcgtatacacacacacatacatgtatacacagtctCCGATGGGTAAATTTTCTCCattctatatttctaattttgcgcAAGGGCATAGTTTGTTTCTGATTCTGTcgagtatagtagggtcagttggggaccatctgtgagaaaaacagcgtTATGGCGCAATTCGCTTTGCCAGTAATTtcgaaacgacatgctgtacagCTCCAATgggaacatttcagagtgtctggctgtcagtctgaggacagtgcaatctgaggccgtgtaccgagagtgataaagatcaaacgtccagtcaacatcatggtatttgaaGTGATCACcggtgatggcgacgttatgcctccattcaccttcccacacagcctcacactcaagtgtctggaggaggtagttctgctctgggtcaagagggtggctgctgaaagaccctTTATCAGAcagcaggactctgcaccataccacacaagcaagagaacccaatcatggctgtcagacaatttctgcgaccacatcacccctaacatctggccaactaactctccagactgcaacccgcctttgattattacgtgtggggtacagttgagcgaaagaccaactaaactccttgtaacaccaaagatgaactgaaggcaaggattatggcagcattcaccaacttaaacaaggagaccgtccagaataGTTGCAgtagattccgaagtcgtctggaggcggtggttgaagccaatggcgattttattgaataaatctactctttagtatttcaacatatttttatgtaattttagtaaatatatctgttaaaatgagatgtcagtgttattttcatttttgccaaatttagacaacaatttattcattgcaccctgtacacacacacacacacacacacacacacacacacacacacacacacacacacacacacacatgtacgtacatataggTATGCTTATAAAATTTCACATACAATAACACAGAAGCttttatagatgcatgtatggCATATTGAACGATAGATAAATTGATACTTGTTCGATATACAGTAATAGTAAGAACTAAGAGGGGACTCGATAACATTGTATTATACATATCTACTATAGAGGATTACattattagatatatttaatattaagtgCTTTGAGTTTTCTTCAGATTCTTTCATAGCGTTCCTATATacttaagcatacatacatacacacataaactgaataatgatatatacacataaataaataaataaactgaataacgacatacatgcatgcatacatacatacattgtgttggcactcagtcgcttgcgacgtcgagggttccagttgatccgatcaacggaacagcctgctcgtgaaattaacgtgcaagtggctgagcactctacagacaggtgtacccttaacgtagttctcagagatattcagcatgacacagtgtgacaaggctggccctttgaaacacaggtacaacagaaacaggaaaaaagagtgagagaaagttgtggtggaagagtacagcagggttcgccaccatcccctgccggagcctcgtggtgcattaggtgttttcgctcaataaacactcacaacgcctggtctgggaatcgaaaccgcgatcctatgactgcaagtccgctgccctaaccactaggcgattgcgcctccactacatacatacatacatacatacatacatacatacatacatatatttaaatagtcTAGCGGCATTGCTCGCAATAGAATTTGAAAATGGACTGCTTTTACGACTCATATTGTagcatatttctttcattaacgACATCAACCTTCCGTACACACGCACAGGCTGTGGCTACTTGAATCACACTGGGTCTGTACACATACAAGCCACCAACACATTGACCTGTGCGCTTCAGGACAGTCATTGACGTAAATACCATTACACATTGGTTGTCGTTGCTGCCCAGACATTTTCTACAGCGACACACTACTTCAGTAAGTGATGGCGGGAAAATTGTTGAATCATGAGTAACGTTAAAGTACCAAGGACAGGTTGAGCGTTCATGGATGATATTACTATATCCAGAAGATGTTGGGCAGCTTTTATCACTATTAGTCAGTGCCGATTGGTTACGTTCAGTTGGAGCCATTTCAACTGACAGAAAAACGTTATTGCCGATCGATGTGCTGGTTAGTCTCTGATATTCGACGTTCAGGTCAGTTGGTATATCACATTGGTTATGCGCTGGTGCCGGTGTTGCGACTAAGATGTAGTTGAAGATAATTGCAAATTCGATGAGAACCTGTTTAAtggaaaatatacacacagatacatgaacAATATCAAAAGTAAGGGTCAAggatagcagcagcaacagaaaagGAATCGTAAATGAGGGGAAGGTCAAAGTACTGCTGAGAGCAAGAATATATAGGGCACTGGTAAACACAGTGTAGTAGGCgagtccatatacacacacgcataagcacacatGTGAAACATATAGATACGcgtttgcaaacacacacacttacacccacaaacacacacacaaatactcacacacacacacacacacacacacacacacacacacacacacacacacacacacacacacacaaacgcatgtgcagataaggatacacatcatagaaggaCAGAAAGGACTAAGCGGAGCAGGAAGATACACGTGGATAGAAAGGGTCGTTGAAGAGGTGACAGATATGCGACGAATGATTTTCGGACATTGGacataagattaaaaaaataataaatttaaaaaatagtaataaacgagtgaagataCGAGGACGTGCTGGAAATGTCTTGTCTTTAACGGTGTTACGGGAGGCTTGGCTGAAGATCCAATCTTCCGAGTTCTcctatagggcttagaaaaactgaaggaccgctgcgaaAAGTGTGTGAATTTAAGAAgtgtatatgttgaataaaatcatcattaactgatcctcctgtatcttttacccaaagccaggaacttttcaacacctactcacacacacacagacacacagacacacacacacacatacacacagacacacaacacacatatatatttgtacatagtaatatatgcatgtgtgttcatatatatatatacatatatatatatatatacctacattcaaACGTACATATNNNNNNNNNNNNNNNNNNNNNNNNNNNNNNNNNNNNNNNNNNNNNNNNNNNNNNNNNNNNNNNNNNNNNNNNNNNNNNNNNNNNNNNNNNNNNNNNNNNNNNNNNNNNNNNNNNNNNNNNNNNNNNNNNNNNNNNNNNNNNNNNNNNNNNNNNNNNNNNNNNNNNNNNNNNNNNNNNNNNNNNNNNNNNNNNNNNNNNNNNNNNNNNNNNNNNNNNNNNNNNNNNNNNNNNNNNNNNNNNNNNNNNNNNNNNNNNNNNNNNNNNNNNNNNNNNNNNNNNNNNNNNNNNNNNNNNNNNNNNNNNNNNNNNNNNNNNNNNNNNNNNNNNNNNNNNNNNNNNNNNNNNNNNNNNNNNNNNNNNNNNNNNNNNNNNNNNNNNNNNNNNNNNNNNNNNNNNNNNNNNNNNNNNNNNNNNNNNNNNNNNNNNNNNNNNNNNNNNNNNNNNNNNNNNNNNNNNNNNNNNNNNNNNNNNNNNNNNNNNNNNNNNNNNNNNNNNNNNNNNNNNNNNNNNNNNNNNNNNNNNNNNNNNNNNNNNNNNNNNNNNNNNNNNNNNNNNNNNNNNNNNNNNNNNNNNNNNNNNNNNNNNNNNNNNNNNNNNNNNNNNNNNNNNNNNNNNNNNNNNNNNNNNNNNNNNNNNNNNNNNNNNNNNNNNNNNNNNNNNNNNNNNNNNNNNNNNNNNNNNNNNNNNNNNNNNNNNNNNNNNNNNNNNNNNNNNNNNNNNNNNNNNNNNNNNNNNNNNNNNNNNNNNNNNNNNNNNNNNNNNNNNNNNNNNNNNNNNNNNNNNNNNNNNNNNNNNNNNNNNNNNNNNNNNNNNNNNNNNNNNNNNNNNNNNNNNNNNNNNNNNNNNNNNNNNNNNNNNNNNNNNNNNNNNNNNNNNNNNNNNNNNNNNNNNNNNNNNNNNNNNNNNNNNNNNNNNNNNNNNNNNNNNNNNNNNNNNNNNNNNNNNNNNNNNNNNNNNNNNNatatatatatatatatatatatatataatattagacaCAGCTACAAGTATTCCACTATGAATTAGCATGATGggaatttatgaaaagaaagcaGAAGTGACTTGTAAAATCACAGAGTATTTTATATCCGGTAAGGAAGTTCGTCTGACGAAATCGTTAAGCAACAAACAGACATTATTTTTTGACCTATATAACTAATATCCAGTGCATTAGAGGAAATAATTgaagttattattatataacctCCACTGGgatattatttgctttttattctgtATCGTATGATTATGGAAGCATTAAGACACTTCCCAAAGATgcataaatatcaaaaattagaATGACTTCTGtactttttactatttttaaaatacttcttttcttatttatttatttatttatttatctttggcCTCTGTATTTGTGTACCTTAGATTCATAGAGTAGCACAAACTGCATCTCGTAGAGAACCTTTTTTAGCACTACCCATACAATTCATATCTAGAACGTGCTTTGGAAGTAATTtcaaataatagtattttatatatattgcaaattagGCGATATGCAATACAACATACAGCGTAACATGCGGTATAACGTGTAATAAGTATCTCTTTTGGACGCAGGAAATgcgacaaaaattttaaatagcttataaGAGTTTTCTACACTGTTAAATTATTTCTGAATAAAATGTTTCTAACTTTAGAGCTAAAGCCTAAAACTTGAACGCAATTTAggaagtatttattttatgaaagaaaactaAATCGTCCAAAATTAGACGAGATATGCTATTTCTTGATCAGTAATTAGAAGATGTGCATCGCCAGGTGACAGACATACTAACTGAAATATAGTTAATCTGAAGGACGATAACAAATTCGTGTCTTTAAGTGTTCAATCCAGCGACCTGTGTTTTCTGTTGAAGTAGTAAATAGAGTAGAAGActcttggaaagcaaaggagatGATGCAGAGATCTTGAGCCCATTAACTtacttcataagatggtaaagttTGCTGTCATTTACATGAGCAGCAGTCTGAACAGCACGAGCATGATCCTCTCACCAAGTGTTCTAATCTTCCTGCGAGATCGCTGCAGCagtgattttacactgctataCAGGGAAAGTGCTTGATTTCTCTGCACTGCTGAAAGTCTTCTGTGCGGCAATATATTGTGGGTATGGTGCTTCACAaccaatagtcgctgaacttcagcatcatttttaTTAAACCAGTCTCTGGCAGTAGTATATCCCAAtgtttcagcagcacattgaTGAACCTGGTCTCGGAAATCCTCCCCTACTGTTGTATTgtcaatgctggacaagcgagtctgaagctCTTTTCACAACACAGCATCATATCTCATGTGGACATTCAGACGCCGAGGAATACCAACTggccctcttctttctttcactctaatcatcatcCGGAATTTTGCTCGCACCAGACTATAGTCTGTCCAGCATTCCGATCCATGAAATGACttaacattacaaatgtcatagagGTCACGCCTGCGGATGGTTACATACTCCAGCAAATGCCTAAGTTTAGACCCTGCATGCATCcacgttgttgtgtgatcacctttgtgcataaaatgagtgcttgcaaTGTAAAGTCCATATTCATCGCAAAACTCCAgcagcatgagaccattgctattcattttccctacaccaaaacgtcctagagagttcaacgtttgccagtctgttccaaccctGGCATTGAAATTCTCCAGTAAAATGACTttatgactttatcagaattggggcttttcctaagtatggctctcagttgtacatacatatatacatacatgcatacatacagacatacatacatacatacatacagacagacatacatacatacataggctggTACTACTTAGTATCCGCTATCACTTGTGATGTCTATAAATTTGCTTTTACgctgttaaattgctaataaaccACCAATATCATTCCTAGTTTTCACTTTTACCCATTTTAAAATCAGCGTATGAGTTGAACGGTTTTCTTATAAGGTGACAAGGTGAGTTGAATTTAACCCTAGGCACGGTAAGAGTCACCGACGAAAATTAAGATGATCTGCATCAAAATTCGAAATTATCGGTGATATGGCTGTGTCCGCTGGGGAGCTTGTCTCCTCTTGTCACTCATTAAGATATTGcttctgtggctattgagttattttgactcttatttgTAGCAACGCTGCTACTACTTGGCATGCTTGTCCCTTTAGTGACCcctataaatttgcctttaggcTGTtgaattgctaataagccacccatataatttgtacatatatatatatgtgtgtgtgtgtgtgtgcttataagaGTGATAGTATGAGAAAGGAAAGGGAGAGATGGATtgatacatatttgcatgcacacgcgcacacacacgtacatctttattcttaatttagtatttatgtgtacacacacacacacacacacacacacacactcacatacacacacgcacacacgcacattataacTGTCGAATATAGCTTCATATGACTTAAAGTTTTACTCGGTGTGACAGCAGACCCATCACATTAGAAATCGAAAGAAGAGTAATGCATTTGAGACAGACTCAAGATGGTTTCTAGATGTTGAATCCTTATTTGTAAGCTCAGGTCACGTGGTGTTGATTGTATAGAAGTAACAACCAATCTTTTCTTCATTCTT
Protein-coding sequences here:
- the LOC106868531 gene encoding interleukin 17-like protein isoform X1 codes for the protein MSQKCTEQFIQDKYGSGKVLIEFAIIFNYILVATPAPAHNQCDIPTDLNVEYQRLTSTSIGNNVFLSVEMAPTERNQSALTNSDKSCPTSSGYSNIIHERSTCPWYFNVTHDSTIFPPSLTEVVCRCRKCLGSNDNQCVMVFTSMTVLKRTGQCVGGLYVYRPSVIQVATACACVRKVDVVNERNMLQYES